CTCGACCGCCTCGTAGACTTCGCGGTCCTCGAGGTCGCTCAGCCGCTGACCGTCGCCGCCTTCGAGCAGGACACGGACGAAGGCGTGCAGGAAGTGCAGTCGTTCCGGCGTCGGGTCCATCGCAAACGGGTTGATCGTGATGTCCCGGTGGCGGAGGCCAAGCTCCAGGTAGCTCCCTTCGAGCAGCGTCGCGAGCTTGCGGTAGCTCTGGCCGAGGTCCAGCACCACCGTCACGGGCTCGTACTTCTGCGCGTGGGTGATGAGGAAGTTCAGCAGGAAGCTCTTGCCACTTCCCGTGGCGCCGAGCACGAGCGTGTGGCCGACGTCCTGCACGTGCAGGTTGTAGGCGTACGGCGTGGCATGAGGCGTTTCGAGCGTCGCCAGGGCCTCGCGCCCGAGGTGGGGACTCACGGGCTCGCCCTGGTTGAACGTGAACAGGAAGCTCAGGTCGGCCACGTTCGTCTCGAGCAGGGCGAGGCGACGAAGGTTGTGCGCGCTGTTGCCCGGCACGACGCTCAGCCAGGCGTTGAGCAGGTTGTAGGTCTCCTCGAAGAAGCGGCCGTCGCGAACGGCGAGCGTCTTCATGGCCTCGGCCGTCTGGTGTTCGAGGGCGCGGGCCTCGACGGCGTGCAGCACCAGCGTCAACGAACACGTCCCGAACACGTGACCGTTCACCTCGAGCTCTGTGAGCGCCTCGCCGAGTTGATGCACTGTGGCACTGGCCGAATCGTCGACGAGCATCTCTTCCGGCCGCGTCTCGGGCGAGACGTAGTTGACCAGCGACACGCGCTTGTTGAAGAAGTGGCGGCGACGCGTCTGGATGTCGCGTCGCATGCGGTCGCTCGGGACCCGCTGCCACTCGAGACAGGCAATGAACTCTCCTGGAATGGCATAAACGTCCGCGAGCGCGTGCGCGAACGTGTGGCCTGGCGGCTCCTTCATCGAGAGCACCTTCACATGGCGACGGCCGACCATCAGGTGGTCGCGGTGGCACTCGACTGGGGAGTCGGCGATGAGGTAGTCGAGGTGCGTGTCGGGGGCACGCCCGGTCATCGCCCGGAGCGACGGGTCGTAGTTCACCAGGGTCCGGAACAACCCAAACGCCTGCTGCCTGACGAGCCGGCGGGGACCGAAGTCGGCAAGCTGTGTCTCGAACGCCTGCGCGTGGTGGTGCAGGGTGGTGACGGCCCGGTCGAGTTCCGACTCCAGGATCGTCGTGGCTCGGCCGGCTGACAGTTGCTCCCGAAGCGCCTTCCTCGGCGATCTCCACAGCCGGGCGAACCCCGTGCTGGCCCGCATCGCCGCCGGTGGCTCGTAGACGAGCACCAAGAAGAGTGCCAGGTCGTAGAGTTGCGGACGACGAGCGTTCAGATAGGCGGCGCGGCGCTGGATGGCCTCGTTGGCGACCGGCTGGCTGCATGGCGCCGCCGCAAACGGGGCGGTGGCCTGCTTGACCAGATACTGGTAGACGCGGCAGTGCTCGTCGAGCGTGCGGAGCGCCGCCTCGAAGCGGTGCGCGAGCGTTCGGCGCTCGGCGTGAGTCAGCCCTTCGCAGTCCATGCCTTCCAGTCCGTAGGCGAGGCCAACGTGTCCCGCCTTCGTGAGGAACGTGGTCTCGTCCACGAAGCCCCACAAGGCGAGCAGGCTGTTGAGGGCGCCCGTGTCCCGGTAGTCGCGCAGGATGCTGGTGAGCTTCACCACGCGATCACCTCCGGGTCGTGCCGGTCGTGTTTGCCAGGGTCGTATCTTCGCCTGACGCCGGCCGACGACAGGAGAATCTGCAGCATCGCTGGATCGCATCTCGTGGCCCACAGGGCGAAGCCGTACAAGCCGGCGAACACCAGGAGGCCGGCGAGGAACGAATAGAACAGGTTGAATGTCGCCGCACCGAGCAGGAGCGAGAGGAAGAACAGGCGGCGGTCGACGCCGCAGAGCGTGAGCGGACGGTGCAGCGCTTTGTAGACAGGACGGTACGTCGGTCGATCTGGCATGGCCTGGACCTTCGACAGATGTGGTGCCGATTCGAGTTGATCAGAACAGCCAGAGAAGGAACTGCGCCGCGAACAAGGCGAGCCCCCCGCCGAAGACGATGCCCGAGATCTGCCGCTTGGCGCCGGCCTCGCCGAACATGAAGAGCAGTCCTCCGATCACGATGGCCACGAGGGCGAGCGACCTGGCGAGCGGCCCCGTGAACGTCTGCTCGAGGTTGCTCGCGGCGCGCTCCCAGGGCGACTGCGCCAGCGCGATGCCGGGCACGACGATGAGCAGGAACGACAGCGCGACGAGGCGACTCGCACGACAGAATGCGGTGAGAGACTCGCCGGACATCGAGACACCTCCCTGGGGTGTGAGCTGTGCGCTTCTTTCCCGATTGACAGGCCGGCGTGGGTCCGGCGATGATGCGAGTCGAAGCATCGACAACTGATGTGCCAGCGTTGACGCCGCCACGCTGACTCGCTTCTGACCTTCGGCCCGGTGACGCCGCACGCGCGAGGCGTCTACACACGGATCGAACGCCGTTCCGGACCGAAAACTAACAGCGCTCCGAATCCTTCCGCCGGCGGCCCCGGACTGGCGCGGCTCTCGAACCAGTGGCGGTTGACCGCCCGTTGACGTACGCGGGGGGATTCATGGAGCAGCTTCACGCACGACGGCTCCTCGACGACCGGGGACGGCCGCTCAGCGCGCGCATCGACGACACACTGCGCAGTCTCGTGCCCAAGTTCCGGCGGCAGTTCCCGGCTGTCCAGGATGAGCTGGACGTCCTGGAGATCCTCGAGAAGGCCGGGACGAAGATCGCGGTACGCGAGCAGCGGTCCGGTCCGATTGAGAAGCTGCACGCCTACGCGTGGGTCACGCTGAAGAGCGTCACCGCGTCGTGGCTCCGACGCGGCGCGACCCGGCTGCGCGGCAAGAGCCTCGGGTCGGAGGCCAGCGACGCGATCTTCTCGACCATTCACGCGCGGTCGGGCTCGCCGGCGCAGATGGAGCAGGAGATCCTGCTGCGCGAGGCGAGGGCCCATCTCACCGAGGATGAGTGGACCGTCTGCACCTTGAAGATGATGGGCTTTTCGGGCGAGGAGATTGCCAGGCGACGCGGCAGCTCAACGGCGGCGGCGAACATGGTATTCTCGCGCGCGATACAGAAGCTGCGGAAGTTCCTGAGCGGTCCTGAGGCGCGGACACCCCGTCGGGAACCTGGGCCGGCCGCGTCCACCTCCTCGCGATCGTCACTGCGCAGCGCGCCCCCCGAGAGAGCCGATGGCGAATCCGCGCCAGACACCTGATCCCTCCGGGTTCACCGCCGAGAATGAGATCGATCTGGTGCTGGGGCACGCCAATCCGAATCCGGCGCGTGACGGGTGTCCCTCGCGCGAGGTCCTGGCCACGCTCGCGCAGCGAGAGCGCCCTGTCGAGGACCCCGCCTACGACCACCTCACCAAGTGCTCGCCCTGCTATCGCGAGGTCCGGGCGCTGCAGCAGACGGCGGCCGGCCGGCGCGCGGCCAAGGCCGGGTCTCGCAGGCGACTGCTCGCGATCGCGGCGGCTGCGGTGCTCGTCGTGGGGGCGACCGTTGCCTGGCTGGTATTCTCGCGGCCGGGCGATGTTCCCCCGGGGGGTGACGTGGGTGGTCGGACCGCCGTAGCCGAGCTGGCCGTGCAGGTCGACCTGCGCGAGTACGCCTTGATGCGCGGCGGCGAGGGCCAGGCCGACCTTCCACCCATCTCGCTGCCACGAGGGCGCCTCAACCTGACGCTGCTTCTTCCGGTCGGGTCAGAGGCGGGGCAGTACGACCTTCAGCTTCGCGACGCCGTGTCCACGACGGTTGCGTCCGCCATTGGCGAGGCGCAGATTGTCGACTTCGTCACCACGCTGCGGGCGAGTCTCGAGACTGGCGCCCTGGCGCCTGGCGCGTACGAGCTGGCTGTTCGGCGGGGGGACGGGGACTGGAGGGTGTTCGAGGTTGACGTCAGGTGATATGCGGCCCGGACGCTTCGTGGAGCGCAGATTGATAGCCCCACTTGACGCACCGGTCGGCAAAGTCCGCGCACCCCCTAACCAGCGCCTTGGCGGGGCTAGGACTTCAGCGTCGACCCCTGGCCTGTGCCTGCATCGCCTGACGGCGCACGACAGTGCCCGAAGCGCTTGACGGCCTGCCAGTTTCACGCGCAGAATCGCGACCAGGCGGTGCTTCGCAGGGTGGAGCAGGGTGCTCTGGCAGGCAGAACCCAGCGAATGGCAGCGGAGTTCGATCGAACGTTAGGTGCGCAAGGAAGAGCAGAGTGAATCCTCGAACTCAGCTCGACGGCTTCATCGAGAGATTTGCTCCCGAGATAGTGGCCCTCGCGAAAGCTGCCCTCGCGAAGATGCGGAAGCGCTTCCCGAACGCCAATCAGCTTGTTTACGACAACTACAACGCGCTGGCGATCGGTTTCGGCCCAACGGAGCGCGCCTCGGACGCAATCTTCTCCATTGCCGTCTACCCTCGGCGTGTCAGTCTGTGCCTACTGCAGGGGGGGCGGTCGCGTCTCAAAGACCCGAACAAGCTTCTGCGCGGCAGCGGCTCCACAAACCGGTTCATTCCGTTGGAAAGCGCAGGTGACCTGGATCAGCCCGAGGTTGAGGATCTCATGGCACAGGCCTTGGCGAAGGCATCCGTCTCGCTGAATCCATCGGCTACAGGTCGTCTACTAATCAAGTCGGTGTCGGCCAAACAGCGGCCGCGTAGGCCGGGTACGCCATGAGGCACATGGCACCTACAACCGGTTGCAGCGGACGGCGCTACGCGCCGCCGCTGAACCGGAGCGTTGGGCCGACCGGAGTAATCGCCACTCATGAGCCCCTGTGAGGACGACGTCGTCGATAGCGTCCGTCGCCTGACCGACTCGTCAGCGTTTGCGGCATGGCTAGAGTCCGAGCCTGCGAAGCCCGGTGACCTGATCCTCATTAACAACTCCTTCGTATTCCGGGATGTAAAGACCACAAAGGCAGATGCCTTCCTGTCCTTTCGGGTTGCGGAGCATGGGGCGCCGCCTGAGCTCCTTGTGTCGCGAGGCGTCCGCTTCAACGTCGACTTCAAGCGGATGGCCGCAGGTTCCCAGAATCTCCCTCCATCACAGGCCCTCTCGGAGGCCTTGGAGGTTCAGGTCAACGAACTTGGGCATCTCGCCTTCCTGCTCATAGGCGACATCGAGGACACAGAACGGATTGATACCGGGATTGGACATGCTGCCTTCGCCGAGGTCGTGTGGGACCCAACAGCTACCGCCACGTGCGCGGTCGATGGGGAGCGGATCGTCGTCAGCCGTACTGACGACGAGGAGCTGCTGTGGGCTGGGGTCCAGCGCTACTACGACGCGACGGGAGAACCACCACCTGACGGCCTCCGACAAGCATTCGGAGTGGCCCTCGACAGACTCCAAGACGAGGCAGTCGCTCGAGTTCGGATTCCCGACGGCAGGTGCAATTCGGACGCGGGAATCACGGACCGAGTTCTCACTGTGCTTCGTGAACAGCGAAATGAGTACGCATCCGCGATCGACGAGTACGAACAGGCGGGCGACGAGGCATCGCCTCGCCTAAACGACATCCTCCGGATAGCCTATAACTTCTCCAGCGACGCGACGGGGTTCTTGCGGCTGATCGTCTCGCTCTGTGATCTCAAGCCGATCGTACTGTGGGGAACCATCGCGCAGCACCATGCCCTTTCAGAGGCGTTCAACGCGCTTCCCTGGTCACGATCGAAGCACAAGCCATCCCTCAGCAACTACCAGCGAACGATCGCTGATGCGCGAAACAGCGCGTTTCACAATCTGTTTCCCTTCCGGAAGTCCCTGAGTGTGCCACTACCAGAAGCCGCACTTGGGACACCGGAGCTGAGGATCTTCTCGGAGCACACAAGAAGATCGGAGAACCAGCTGACGTACCGGGATAAGGAACTGGTGGACGTGCTTCTGGAGTTCACTCGAGCGCGCGAGCGCCGCGTCTCGTTATCGTTTTGGAAGGGGAATCTGGCGGTCATGGACGCGGCAATCGCCTTGTTCCAGCGGACCAACGATTTCCTCAAGGTGCTGGCTGCGCTTCGTCGGAGCTGAAGGGAATGACTGTGCGTCATATCAACAAAGACGAGGCCGAGCTCCTGATCGAGGAGCATCTGCGCGAGCGGGGTTGGGACCTCACGGACTTGAGGTCACGAGGAAGCGGTGGCGCGAACCCCTTGATGGCCAGGAGGCCGATCGCGTCTTCCTCACCGAGGGCAAGATCGTCGCGATCCTCGAGCCGCGCGAGGCGGTCGACCTGTGCGTCGACGGCGCGCACGGACTCCTGGAAGACGATCTGTTGGGCCGCCGTCGGACACACGACCTTCGCGAGATATGGGCGATGCGCGTCATTCCAGTCGGCTCGCCCGACATCATGCCGACCGGGCCGGAGCAGGAAGCCTTTCAACCGGAGCTTCGCATTCTTGAGCGTGGCGCGCGGCGTCGCGGGCGCGACAGAGGTCGCGGATCGCTTCATCGTCGACGCTCGGCACGTAGACGCCCGTCAGGTTGCCGGATCGCAGCAGGCGCGCGAGTTCCACGGCGCCGCGACGATCGGTCTTCACCTTGTTGCCCGGCTTCTTGGGAATGAGCGACGGCGCGACCACCTGGCAGGGGAAGCCCCTGTCGGTCAGATAGCGATGCAGGACGTAGCCGCTCGGACCGGCCTCATACGCGCACACGAGGTCTGGTGTCTTCCCTTGGAGGCGCCGGATCAGTTTGTCGAGGTCGGCTTGGCGCGGCCCGATCGCGCCGACGAACACGGGCGGATCGGCGCTGTGGCCCTGTGCACGGGCGACCGCGATCGAATCCTTGTGAACGTCCAGACCGACGAACAACGGAGTAGACTGCGGCATGTCTGACCTCCGGGAACACCACGCCGCGCTCCATGCGGCGCTGCGGCTCTGGCCCGTACAGGCTAACCCGTGACGACTCCGGAGGTCAGCCTTGTGCTTTTTCCTAAATCATACTTTCTAGCCTAGCCGGACGATAAGGGACCGGGAATCGTGACCGAACAGCAGGAACAGCGAACGTGGAATAGCCGATGACCCCGATGATTGTTGACCGCGACTCGGCGCCGGAGGGTGTCGTCTTCCGCAGGCCTCGGCAGGGACCCGAGCGGGATCTCGTGGAGCGTTTCATCCCCGCGATGCCGCTCGTCCATGCCCCGGACAGCCGCGTGACGGTGCTCCGCGAACTCGGCCTCGAGTCTGGCTTTCCTGATCTCGTCATCGTGGTGTGGCGCGACGCTCGCACCGTCGACTGGGGTGAACCGCGCCTAGCACTTGTTCGGGACGATCTCCGACTCATGCACTACATCTTCCAGCGTCGTAGAGCCGCCCACTCCGAAATCGAGGATCATTTCGGATCCCGCTGCGCGCGGTCCTCGACCGAACGGCTGCACGGCGCCGGACTCGTTCGACCGGCCGGGCAGGCTTGGTTCCCGTGTGCTTTCGAGCGCGCATTCGCGGCGACCAAGATCATCGCCGTGGAGGCGAAGATCGGCAAGTGGACAGAGGTGCTCAATCAAGCGCGGCTGAACACCTGGTTCGCGTCGAAGTCCTACGTTCTTGCGCCTCGGGTCTCC
The sequence above is a segment of the Acidobacteriota bacterium genome. Coding sequences within it:
- a CDS encoding VirB3 family type IV secretion system protein; this translates as MPDRPTYRPVYKALHRPLTLCGVDRRLFFLSLLLGAATFNLFYSFLAGLLVFAGLYGFALWATRCDPAMLQILLSSAGVRRRYDPGKHDRHDPEVIAW
- a CDS encoding TrbC/VirB2 family protein, producing the protein MSGESLTAFCRASRLVALSFLLIVVPGIALAQSPWERAASNLEQTFTGPLARSLALVAIVIGGLLFMFGEAGAKRQISGIVFGGGLALFAAQFLLWLF
- a CDS encoding transposase; this translates as MPQSTPLFVGLDVHKDSIAVARAQGHSADPPVFVGAIGPRQADLDKLIRRLQGKTPDLVCAYEAGPSGYVLHRYLTDRGFPCQVVAPSLIPKKPGNKVKTDRRGAVELARLLRSGNLTGVYVPSVDDEAIRDLCRARDAARHAQECEAPVERLPAPARSA